One part of the Prochlorococcus marinus str. MIT 9313 genome encodes these proteins:
- the proC gene encoding pyrroline-5-carboxylate reductase produces the protein MPCSLGVIGLGRMAQALVLPLLKQGELAPQQLVAVVGCGASVERLADQLPIGLRLKAADDPTAAEAWMAPIQLLAVKPQQLDQIAASAARLKKTADGPHLLISVLAGVSLARLQQAFPAHACVRAVPNTPALVGAGLTGLSWGEGVTPEQRLAVERLFLPVSEVLELPESQLDAFLALTSSGPAYVALVAEAMADGAVAAGLPRSLAHHLAHRTLAGTAALLKQQKLHPAELKDMVTSPGGTTIAALRKLERAGVRSALIEAVVAAAQRSRELA, from the coding sequence ATGCCCTGCTCTTTGGGGGTAATCGGCCTGGGTCGAATGGCCCAGGCTCTTGTTTTGCCGTTGTTGAAGCAGGGAGAGCTTGCTCCGCAGCAGCTTGTTGCGGTTGTGGGCTGTGGCGCAAGTGTTGAACGTCTCGCAGATCAGTTGCCAATCGGTCTGCGTTTGAAAGCTGCAGATGATCCCACTGCGGCAGAGGCATGGATGGCGCCCATTCAATTGCTAGCGGTGAAACCGCAGCAGCTTGACCAGATAGCGGCTTCAGCAGCTCGTCTTAAGAAAACTGCAGATGGGCCGCACCTGTTGATTTCTGTGCTTGCTGGCGTGAGCTTGGCGCGTTTGCAGCAGGCTTTCCCCGCTCATGCCTGTGTGCGTGCCGTTCCAAATACCCCTGCCTTGGTTGGCGCTGGGCTTACTGGATTGTCTTGGGGAGAGGGCGTCACGCCAGAGCAACGCCTAGCGGTTGAGCGATTGTTTTTGCCGGTGAGCGAGGTGCTGGAATTGCCGGAGTCGCAGCTGGATGCTTTTTTGGCGTTGACGTCATCCGGCCCTGCCTATGTGGCACTGGTGGCTGAGGCGATGGCTGATGGTGCAGTAGCGGCAGGCCTGCCGAGATCCTTGGCCCATCATCTTGCCCATCGCACCCTTGCTGGCACAGCCGCCTTGCTTAAGCAGCAGAAACTGCATCCTGCGGAGCTTAAAGACATGGTGACCTCTCCGGGTGGCACCACGATTGCCGCACTGCGCAAGCTTGAGCGGGCAGGGGTTCGTTCTGCTTTGATTGAGGCGGTTGTTGCAGCTGCTCAACGTAGCCGTGAACTGGCTTGA
- a CDS encoding glycosyltransferase family 4 protein: protein MAHIAWLGKKTPFCGNVTYGLNTTEALRQRGHQTSFIHFDTPGGLSNGESALLANDPEVSLPYLVKSQVYTIPFPGAQRELRESLERLQPDLVHASLTLSPLDFRLPELCEQIGVPLVATFHPPFDSGMRHLTAGTQQLTYQLYAPALARYDKVIVFSELQAEVLTKLGVQEQRLAVIPNGVDPECWAPTSPQCSNPMQQEVLGRVGNERIFLYMGRIAAEKNVEALLRAWRLVETKGCRLVIVGDGPLRSTLQNNSTPTKENDVLWWGYESDLNTKVALLQCAEVFMLPSLVEGLSLALLEAMATGTACVATDAGADGEVLDGGAGIVLSTQGVTSQLRTLLPVLRDQPVLTAELGRRARMRVLERYTITRNIDDLETLYRGLLGATKMAA, encoded by the coding sequence GTGGCTCACATTGCCTGGCTAGGCAAAAAAACACCGTTCTGCGGCAACGTCACCTACGGTCTCAATACGACTGAGGCCCTAAGACAACGCGGCCATCAGACCAGTTTTATTCACTTCGACACTCCAGGCGGCCTTAGCAACGGCGAGAGCGCACTGTTGGCCAATGACCCAGAAGTGAGCCTTCCATACCTAGTGAAGTCACAGGTTTACACCATTCCCTTCCCTGGAGCGCAGCGAGAACTCAGAGAATCATTAGAAAGGCTGCAACCCGATCTCGTCCACGCCAGCCTCACCCTTTCCCCCCTCGACTTCCGGCTGCCAGAACTCTGCGAGCAAATCGGTGTGCCATTAGTGGCAACTTTCCACCCACCATTTGATAGCGGCATGCGCCACCTCACGGCTGGCACACAACAGCTCACGTATCAGCTCTACGCCCCTGCCCTGGCTCGCTATGACAAGGTAATCGTCTTCTCCGAGCTGCAAGCTGAGGTTCTTACCAAACTTGGAGTACAGGAACAACGACTCGCCGTGATCCCCAACGGAGTCGATCCTGAATGTTGGGCACCAACAAGTCCCCAATGCAGCAACCCAATGCAGCAAGAGGTGCTTGGACGTGTGGGGAATGAACGAATTTTCCTCTACATGGGACGCATCGCAGCAGAAAAAAATGTGGAGGCACTGCTGCGCGCTTGGCGGCTGGTAGAGACCAAGGGCTGCCGACTGGTCATCGTTGGCGATGGCCCTCTGCGTTCGACCCTGCAAAACAACTCAACCCCAACAAAAGAAAACGACGTGCTCTGGTGGGGCTATGAGTCAGATCTCAATACCAAGGTGGCCCTACTGCAATGCGCTGAAGTCTTCATGCTGCCAAGCCTGGTCGAAGGTCTATCTCTGGCACTACTAGAGGCGATGGCAACAGGTACAGCCTGCGTGGCCACAGACGCCGGGGCTGATGGGGAAGTGTTGGATGGCGGTGCAGGCATCGTCTTAAGCACACAGGGTGTCACCAGCCAATTACGCACCCTGCTGCCGGTGCTCCGCGATCAGCCCGTACTAACAGCCGAACTGGGCCGCCGCGCCCGTATGCGCGTGCTGGAGCGATACACCATCACCCGCAACATCGATGACCTGGAAACGCTCTACCGCGGCTTATTAGGAGCGACAAAGATGGCGGCCTAA
- a CDS encoding MFS transporter → MGEHNRGTTSILSGPTLNSPEPALPTGSNPEGRRGLAAVIKLDGFRRLWIGQIFSQLADKFYIVLMVYLIAQYWVSSTPQSNEALAEVAAAIRMDFETRAQKITLLATGIYVANTIPAMLLGTVAGVWADRWPKRRVMVASNALRALLVLLAPVCLLPGPHWLGLSWGYWALLVMTFLESVLTQFFAPAEQATIPQLVPKEHLLAANSLYQATSMGATIVGFALGDPILRLLKQAFFSLGLNGGEFLLLPFCYGMAAISLSTIQMQEQPRESSRESVWQEIGDGLQVLRQQAAVRGAMLHLVVIYSLLAAMYVLAITLAGSIKGLGPTGFGMILAMSGIGMALGAVVMAQTGHRFNRRNLCATGLGTIACTLVLLGGVLGSLGPTLLLCGLLGVGAALVAIPAQTTIQEDTPEAQRGKVFGLQNNLINITLSLPLVLAGALVSSYGLVPVLWLLAALALVAALLERPWQRC, encoded by the coding sequence ATGGGCGAACATAACCGCGGCACCACAAGCATCTTGAGCGGTCCAACTCTAAACAGCCCCGAACCGGCCCTCCCAACCGGCTCGAATCCAGAAGGACGCCGCGGATTGGCAGCGGTGATCAAGCTGGATGGCTTTCGCCGGCTGTGGATCGGTCAGATCTTCTCCCAACTGGCCGACAAGTTCTACATCGTTTTGATGGTGTACCTGATTGCCCAGTACTGGGTGAGCAGTACCCCTCAAAGCAATGAAGCGCTTGCAGAGGTGGCGGCGGCGATTCGGATGGATTTCGAAACCCGCGCCCAAAAGATCACCCTGCTTGCTACAGGCATTTATGTCGCCAACACCATTCCAGCAATGTTGCTGGGAACCGTGGCGGGTGTCTGGGCTGATCGCTGGCCGAAACGTCGCGTGATGGTGGCCTCCAACGCGCTGCGTGCTCTGCTGGTGCTCTTGGCCCCAGTTTGTCTCTTGCCAGGTCCGCATTGGCTGGGTCTGAGCTGGGGGTACTGGGCACTGCTGGTGATGACCTTTCTGGAGTCAGTTCTCACCCAATTCTTCGCGCCAGCCGAGCAAGCAACAATCCCTCAACTGGTGCCAAAGGAACATCTCCTGGCTGCCAATTCCCTGTATCAAGCAACCAGCATGGGCGCCACGATTGTGGGCTTTGCCCTTGGAGATCCAATCCTGCGTCTACTCAAACAAGCCTTCTTCTCCCTAGGACTGAATGGAGGGGAATTTCTGCTCCTACCGTTCTGCTACGGGATGGCAGCGATCAGCCTCAGCACGATCCAGATGCAGGAGCAGCCCCGCGAAAGCTCTAGAGAAAGTGTCTGGCAGGAAATCGGCGATGGTCTGCAGGTGCTTCGTCAACAGGCTGCTGTACGAGGGGCCATGCTCCACCTTGTTGTGATCTATAGCCTGCTAGCCGCCATGTACGTGCTGGCGATCACCTTGGCAGGTTCGATCAAAGGTTTGGGGCCAACTGGTTTCGGCATGATCTTGGCGATGAGTGGGATTGGGATGGCCCTGGGGGCTGTGGTGATGGCCCAAACCGGCCACCGCTTCAACCGCCGCAACTTGTGCGCAACCGGCCTGGGCACAATCGCCTGCACCCTTGTGCTGCTTGGGGGAGTGCTTGGTTCTCTGGGACCAACTCTTTTGCTATGCGGCTTGCTGGGCGTGGGAGCAGCCCTTGTAGCGATTCCAGCCCAGACCACCATCCAGGAAGACACGCCAGAAGCACAGCGCGGCAAGGTGTTTGGTCTACAAAACAACCTCATCAACATCACCCTTAGTCTGCCTCTTGTGCTGGCTGGCGCTCTGGTGAGCAGCTATGGGCTCGTGCCAGTGCTGTGGTTGCTTGCTGCACTGGCCCTAGTAGCAGCTTTATTAGAGCGCCCTTGGCAGCGCTGCTAG
- the recO gene encoding DNA repair protein RecO produces MSGERRLNGLSLKVGPLGEHDRLLTLLSDQEGVTRLAVPGARRPRSSLAAAVPLSLLELQVAGRRGLARVRQLKVLRSFNSVGKQLETLAAAQALAELSLMLVAGNDPLPGLLNTLLMHLERLEALSQAQPAQPNTTLACSVQACVHLLALGGYGLPVQECCRNGTALEPPLGQWEWRCSLMPEEGFAIGALPGAALQLNPSELALLQRLLRPDLPMRRDGELMGPPEVWLRLLAVVECWTRTHLPHHMRALGMLRKAIISSGDGRT; encoded by the coding sequence GTGAGTGGAGAACGACGCCTCAACGGCCTCTCTTTGAAGGTGGGACCGCTCGGGGAACATGATCGACTTCTCACTCTGCTCAGCGATCAAGAAGGAGTGACCCGTCTTGCCGTACCTGGGGCGCGACGACCACGCAGCAGCCTTGCGGCAGCAGTGCCACTCAGCTTGCTGGAGCTGCAAGTCGCAGGACGCCGAGGTCTAGCAAGGGTGCGGCAACTCAAGGTATTGCGCAGCTTTAACAGTGTGGGGAAGCAGCTAGAGACACTGGCAGCTGCCCAGGCCCTTGCAGAACTCAGCCTGATGTTGGTAGCAGGCAACGATCCTCTACCTGGACTGCTCAACACACTGCTGATGCATCTCGAACGACTCGAGGCCCTCAGCCAAGCCCAGCCAGCGCAGCCAAACACAACCCTGGCCTGCAGCGTGCAGGCGTGCGTGCATTTGCTTGCTCTAGGCGGCTATGGCCTACCAGTACAGGAATGCTGTCGCAACGGCACAGCGCTGGAGCCACCCCTGGGCCAATGGGAATGGCGCTGCAGTTTGATGCCAGAAGAGGGTTTTGCAATCGGCGCCCTACCCGGCGCAGCACTGCAACTGAATCCCTCAGAGCTAGCCCTATTGCAGCGGCTGCTTCGCCCTGACCTGCCCATGCGACGCGATGGAGAGCTGATGGGTCCGCCAGAGGTGTGGCTGCGCTTGCTCGCGGTAGTGGAGTGCTGGACCCGCACCCATCTGCCACATCATATGCGAGCTCTAGGGATGTTGCGCAAGGCCATCATCAGCTCAGGCGATGGGCGAACATAA
- the deoC gene encoding deoxyribose-phosphate aldolase: MPGPSQQRELPDLAPLINQALLDPHLDQDVLQQTCDAARHFGFAGVCTNLNRLQAARERLGPPGPTRLIAVIAFPFGAIPSTLKQAEAEWAADHGAEELDVVPDFWTLSQGRAELFAEELAEICALGLPVHVILNMARLPADRLNLAVDAAIDADVSGLQSGNGFGPAVTAADIRLLTNLARGRCGIKAAGGLHTLDQALDMVEAGATRLGTSQGPALMQALRRGQT; encoded by the coding sequence ATGCCTGGACCCTCCCAGCAGCGTGAATTACCGGATCTAGCACCACTGATCAATCAGGCACTGCTCGATCCTCACCTTGATCAAGACGTCCTGCAGCAGACCTGTGATGCCGCACGCCACTTCGGCTTTGCAGGTGTATGCACCAACCTCAATCGCCTGCAGGCGGCGCGCGAACGACTCGGTCCACCAGGTCCAACGCGGCTGATTGCCGTAATCGCTTTTCCCTTCGGTGCCATACCAAGCACGCTCAAACAAGCCGAAGCGGAATGGGCCGCCGATCATGGAGCTGAAGAGCTCGATGTGGTTCCAGACTTCTGGACCCTCAGCCAAGGAAGAGCAGAACTCTTTGCCGAAGAACTCGCCGAGATCTGTGCACTAGGGCTGCCTGTCCACGTCATCCTCAACATGGCCCGCCTGCCGGCGGATCGCCTGAACTTGGCCGTCGACGCCGCCATCGATGCTGACGTCAGCGGTCTGCAAAGTGGGAATGGTTTCGGCCCAGCAGTAACGGCAGCTGATATTCGTCTGCTAACAAACCTGGCTCGTGGCCGTTGCGGAATCAAAGCAGCCGGGGGGTTACACACTCTCGATCAAGCCCTCGACATGGTGGAAGCAGGCGCAACCCGTCTTGGCACCAGCCAAGGCCCAGCTCTCATGCAGGCACTACGCCGTGGCCAAACGTGA
- the hpf gene encoding ribosome hibernation-promoting factor, HPF/YfiA family, whose amino-acid sequence MKLLIHGRNLELTPALREYTQSKLERAIQHFEDMVKEADVHLSVARNPSVPQQTAEVTVFANGTVIRAQERSENLYASIDLVASKLCRQLRRYKERHSDHHHSPGHRASSTPTTEAVIDEAPIDGSLLDGKEAHLPSPGVRRKYFAMPPMSVEQARYQLDLIDHDFYLFREQESGQLQVIYRRNHGGYGVIQARD is encoded by the coding sequence ATGAAGCTGCTGATCCATGGTCGCAATCTTGAACTAACGCCTGCCCTACGCGAATACACACAATCGAAACTGGAACGGGCGATTCAACATTTCGAAGACATGGTGAAGGAAGCTGATGTGCACCTTTCAGTCGCCCGAAACCCGAGCGTGCCTCAACAAACTGCCGAGGTCACCGTTTTTGCTAACGGCACGGTGATCCGCGCTCAAGAACGCAGTGAAAACCTTTACGCCAGCATTGATCTGGTAGCCAGCAAACTCTGCCGTCAACTACGCCGCTACAAGGAACGCCACAGCGATCACCACCACAGCCCCGGGCATCGAGCCTCGTCAACGCCAACCACTGAAGCGGTGATCGATGAAGCCCCGATCGACGGTTCACTACTCGATGGCAAGGAGGCCCACCTCCCCAGCCCAGGCGTTAGGCGCAAATACTTCGCCATGCCGCCAATGAGCGTCGAACAAGCCCGGTATCAACTAGACCTGATCGACCACGACTTCTACCTTTTCCGCGAACAAGAAAGTGGCCAATTGCAGGTGATCTACCGACGTAACCATGGCGGCTACGGGGTTATACAGGCTCGCGATTAA